From the genome of Adhaeribacter pallidiroseus:
GCGCGTTTACCGACTCTAATAGCTCCGGCCAGCTTACTTATACCGCGAGCCGAACCGACGGCACTGCCTTACCGACGTGGTTAAAGTTTAATCGCCGTCACCTGAGTTTCCGGGGCATTGCGCCTGCAACAGCTATTACCGTAAATGTCCGGATTACGGCTACGGACCCTCATCAAGCTACGGCAAGTACTACTTTTCGCGTGCGGGTTCAGCCGGCCGAACCCGTTGAAATAACCGGCGAGTTGCGAAAGTGGCACAAAATAACGTTTACCTTTGCCGGCCCTTTAACCAGCGAGTTAGATTCTATAAATCCGTTTTTAGATTATCGCTTAAACGTAATTTTTAAAAAAGGGACCCGCCAGGTAATCGTGCCGGGCTATTATACCGCCGATGGTAAATCTTCCGGCACCGGGGCAAATTATGGCAACAAGTGGCGAGCGCATTTTACCCCCGACGAAACCGGAGAATGGACCTACCAGGTGTCGTTCCGGACCGGTTCCGAACTAGCGATAAGCACCTTTGCGTACCAAGGCCAGCCGGTTAGTTTTGATAATTTAAGCGGAAGCTTTACCGTAGAAAACTCCGATAAAACCGGTCGGGATTTCCGGGCGCAGGGTCGTTTGCAATACACCGGTAAACATTACCTGCAATTTGCCGAATCGAAAAAGTATTTTTTAAAAGGCGGTGCCGGCAGCCCGGAGAATTTTTTAGCTTACCGCGATTTTGATAATACCTACAGCCAGAAATCAACCGCAGATTACACCAAGACCTACGCCGCCCACATCCGCGATTGGAAACCCGGTGACCCGGTTTGGCGGGGTAACAAGGGTAAAGGCATTATTGGGGCCATAAATTATTTGGCCAGTAAAGGCATGAACTCGGTTTATTTCTTAACGCTAAACGTAAACGGCGACGGCCAAGACGTGTGGCCCTGGATTTCGCCGACGGAAAAGTTGCGCTACGATGTTTCTAAACTAGCACAATGGGAAACCGTTTTTTCACACATGGATGAGCTAGGCCTGATGTTGCACGTAATTACGCAGGAACAGGAAAACGACCAATTACTGGATGGTGGCAATTTAAAAACCCAACGGAAATTGTATTACCGCGAATTGATAGCCCGCTTTGGCCACCATTTGGGCATCACCTGGAACTTGGGCGAAGAAAACACTAATACCAATCAACAGCGCAAAGCGTTCAGTTATTATCTCCGGTTCCTTGATCCTTACAAAAGTCCGATTGACGTACACAGTTTTCCAGAAGCTAAAAACTCGGTTTTCACCCCTTTACTGGGATACAAAAATATGGAAGGCGCCTCGCTCCAAATCGCTAAAATCGCCGAGGCGCACCAACAAACCCAGAATTGGGTAAATCAATCAGCCAATAGCGGGCGCAACTGGGTCGTAACTTTAGATGAAATTGGTCCTTCTTACCGCGGTGTTTTGCCCGACTCCCAGGATTACGCGCACGACCTGGTGCGAAAACAAGCTTTATGGGGACATTTAATGGCCGGGGGTGGCGGCGTAGAATGGTATTTTGGGTACCGCTATGCCCACTCCGATTTAACCGCCGAAGATTGGCGCTCCCGCAAACACCTATGGGAATTAACGAACAATGCCCTGTGGTTTTTTAACCAATACCTGCCGTTCTGGGATATGAAAAGCGCCGATACGTTAACCACCGCAACTACGGATTATTGTTTGGCCGCGGCCAATAACGTTTATGCTATTTATCTACCAACGGGCGGAACCACCGACTTAAACGTAGGCAGTAGTTTCGGGAATTATCAGGTACATTGGTTTAATCCCCGCACCCGAAAAGAGTTGCAAAAAGGTTCGGTGTTACAGATTCAGGGCACGGGTTGGCAATCTATTGGGGTGCCGCCCCAAAACGACGGCCAAGATTGGGTTTGTTTAGTAACCCAAACACCGGTTGATTTTTCGAGAAATGAAACAGGTACTACTAATGCTACATTAACCCAAAGCCCCGCAAACAGTTTTTCGCTGGCAGTTTACCCCAACCCTGTGCAGGATTACCTTACTATTCAAACTAACGCCACCCAAAACTCTCCCCTGGAAATTACCCTGCTGGATGTAACCGGAAAACAGATATTAAATCAAACGGCTTTACCAACGTTGAATAAGCCTACCTTACTAAATATCCGTTCCTTAATGCCTGGTGTTTATTTTTTGCGGGTAAAACAAGGAGCCGCTTTTCTGAATCAGAAAATAGTGAAATATTAACCAGCCTACACCTGTTTTTTTAAATTTTTCGGCAGCGATGCTTTGGTGATGAAGAGTTGTGCGGAGATAAAGCCCAGTTCGTACCGGTTACTGCCTGTAATTAGGTTTATTCTGGGGTTTAAAATTTAAAATTAGGCGCGAATGAATCTTTATTACTAATTTATAGCCCGCTTCTGAGCTAAGATTTACTCCGTGATTAAAAGCCTACTATGACGAACTCCAGAACAGGAAATTACCGCTGGGTGGTATGCGCCCTTTTATTCTTTGCCACTACTATTAATTACATCGACCGGCAAGTTATTGGTTTGCTTAAACCTACCCTGGAAAAAGCGTTCAGCTGGACCGAATCGGATTACGGCAATATTGTAATGGTTTTTGCGTCTTGTTATGCCTTGGGCTACATAATCTTTGGCAATTTTATAGACAAAATTGGTACTAAACTCGGCTACACCATTTCTATCATTATCTGGAGCGTGGCGGCCATGTTGCACGCTTTGGTAAAAAGCACCTTTGGTTTTAGCGTAGTACGCGGCTTATTAGGTTTAGGCGAAGCGGGTAACTTCCCGGCGGCCGTAAAAGCCGTAGCCGAATGGTTTCCGAAAAAAGAACGCGCCCTGGCTACGGGTATTTTTAACTCTGGCACCAGCATTGGCGCAGTGGTAGCACCTATTCTGGTACCCTGGATTCTAGGAGCATACGGCTGGCAGGAAGCTTTTTTAATTACCGGCGCCATTGGCTTTATCTGGCTAATATTCTGGTGGATCTTTTACGAAATACCTTCCCGGCACAAAAAAATCACACCCGAGGAGTTTACCTACATCCACAGCGATAACGAGGCGGCACCTGCCGAAAATTCGAACCCAATAAAATGGAGCCGCTTGCTGGGCCTTAAACAAACCTGGGTATTTATTCTGGGCAAAGTGCTCACCGATCCGGTTTGGTGGTTTTTTCTGTTTTGGTTGCCTTCTTATTTTGCTACTACTTTTAATCTGGACTTAAAAAAGCCCAGCTTGCATTTAGCTATTGTGTATACCGCTACAACATTTGGCAGCATCGGCGGCGGTTATTTATCTTCTTACTTAATTAAACGCGGTTGGCCGGTCTTAAAAGCCCGCAAAGCAACTTTACTCCTCGTGGCTTTTGCGGTGTTACCGATTATTGGGGCCCGCTACGCGCCTAATATTTGGGTGGCCGTAGGCATTATTAGTCTGGCCGCGGCCGCGCACCAGGCCTGGAGCGCCAATATTTTTACCATTGTATCGGATATTGTACCCAAAAAAGCGGTGAGCTCGGTGGTGGGTATTGGCGGCATGGCGGGGTCAATCGCTTCCGCGTTATTTCCGTTGTTAGTAGGTTCGCTCCTGGATTCGTATAAAGCCGTGGGTAACATTAGTGCGGGCTATAATATTCTGTTTATTATTTGCGGTTTGGCTTACTTTGTCGCCTGGTTTATTGTTCATTATCTGACTTCCCGCCTGAAACCGGTAGATTTGTAATTTGCTGGTGGCAAACCTTGGCCCGGAACTAACTGTACTGGATAACAGTTAAATAATTGTAAATTAATTTATTAGCGCGTAGCTAAACATTTTTTTAAATTTTTACCCGGTTTAACCGTGCACTGCGCTTAAACCTGAAGTCCGAGATTAGTATGATTAAATTTAAGCCGTTTCTTTTAGTTTTTCTTACTTGTTTTTTAGTTTACTGCCACACCAACAAGCCGCTTCAGGTAACGGGTACCGCCGCTCCGGTTGCCAATCCCCTACTCGAAACCGAAAAAGTAGATTTAAGTGCTTCCCCTGTTTTACCGGCCCAAGAAGCCATTAGTAAAATGCAGGTAGAACCCGGTTTTGAAGTAAAGTTAGTGGCGGCCGAACCTTTAGTAAGTACCCCGGTAGCCGTTACTTTTGATAATAAAGCGCGCCTGTGGGTAGTAGAAATGGACAACTACATGCCCGATACTATAGGTACCGGTGAAGACATTCCTACCGGGAAGATTGTGATTCTGGAAGACACCGACAATGATGGCATCGCCAATACGCGTCAGGTTTTTCTGGATTCGCTGGTGTTGCCCCGGGCCATTTGCCTCATTGAAAACGGCATTCTGGTGGCCGAACCGCCGAGCTTATATTATTACGAAATTAAAAACAGTAAACCCGGTAAAAAAACCCTGGTGGATGCTGCATACGCCGAAGGCGGTAACGTAGAACACCAACCTAATGGTTTATACCGGGCTTTAGATAACTGGATTTATAACGCTAAATTGAGTAAACGCTACCGCAAAAACGGCAGTAACTGGCTGGTGGAACGCACGCATTTCCGGGGGCAATGGGGCATTAGCCAGGATAATTATGGCCGCTTGTATTACAACACCAACTCCGAAAATTTACTCGGCGACTATTTTTCGCCGGGTTTGGGCGCTACTAATAAAAACCAACGACGTGTGGCCGGGTATGTGCAAAAAGTGGTGGCCGATAATAAAGTATATCCGAGCCGGCCTACTCCCGGGGTAAACCGGGGCTACATGAAAGGTGTTTTAAATGCCGATCAGCGTTTAGTAGATTTTACCGCGGCTTGCGGGCCTTTGGTTTACCGCGGTGACTTGTTTGATGAAACATATGCCTCCAATGTTTTTGTGGCCGAACCTTCGGCTAATTTAATCAAAAGAAACATCATCAAAGATCAGGAATTGATTAGTACCGGAAAACAGGCTTATCCAGGACGAGAATTTTTAAGCAGCACCGACGAACGTTTCCGGCCGGTAAACTTGTATGATGGTCCGGATGGCGCCATGTACGTGGTGGATATGTACCGCGGCATCATTCAGCACAAAACTTACCTGACCACTTACCTGAAAAAAGAAATCGGAAAACGGGAGTTAACTCAACCTTTAAACTGCGGCCGGATTTACAAAATTGTACCGACTGGCAAAAATGCAAAAGCAGTAACTTTACCGGATGATGCGGCCCAACTCGTAACTTTACTGGGTCACCGCAACGGTTGGGTACGCGATAAAGCCCAGCAAATGCTGATTGACGGAAAATACACCTCGGCCGTTCCGGCTTTAAAGCAAGCTTTAAAGGATAAAAACAATCCCTTATTAGTAATGCATGCCCTCTGGACCCTGGAAGGTTTAGGCAGTTTGCAAACGAATGAGGTAACCACTTTATTAAAGCAACCTACCTGGCAAATGCGTACGCAGGCCTTAAGCGTTTTGCCTTCGGTTTTAACTAAAACTTCTTATAAGAGTTATTTGCCCGTATTGCAGCAATTAGTGGCCAGCAAAGATTCTTTAGCGGCTCCTTACGTAGCTTTCCTGTTACCTACTTTGCAGCCTCTGGACCAGAAAGCTACTAAAAATTTACGGCAGCAATTAGTTAAAAATTTCTCCAACAACCCTTACGTAACCGATGCCATTATCAGCACCTTGCAGGACCACGAAGAAACGTTTCAGAAAGAATTGCTGGCCTTGGCCCCTGATAGCAGTTTAGTCATTAACCAGCACTTGCAGGGAGTAATTGCCAATATTAAAAGCGCCCGCGCCAACAAAGATCCAAAGGTGTTATTGAAAGAATTTCCGAAAGGAGCCGCTATGTTTGCCACCAGCTGCCAAACCTGCCACGGCCCCGATGGCAACGGTGTTGCTGGTTTAGCGCCGCCTTTAAATGGCTCGGAGTGGGTAACCGGCGATAAGAACAAGCTAATTTCGATTGTGTTGTTTGGCTTAACCGGCCCGGTACAAGTAAAAGGCCATTTGTACAAAGCGCCCGAAATTAACGGCGACATGCCCGGCATTGGCTACGACAAAGATTTGCCCAACGAAGACGTGGCCCAGGTACTCAGCTTTATCCGGCGGTCCTGGCAAAACAACGCCGATAAGGTTAGCGCCGAAGAAGTAGGCAAAGTACGCCAGGAACTGAAAACCCGCCAGAAAGCCTTTACCACCGAAGAATTAAGTAAATTATAATGGTATGCAAGCGGAGCCTAGCCCGGAAATAACGTTCCTCTTAAAACCAAGCCCAAAAACTAATGCGAGCTTGCCTCTTAAAAAAACATCCGAATAGTAGCGAACCTGCTAGAGCTTACCTTCCGGATTTACCTTCCTTTGTTGAATCTGAAAATAATAATAACTTAAATCAATCCTGCTTTACTCGTATTTAATCTAAACTGCTGTGATTCTTCCCCTAAATGAAAAAATAGCAATAATCTTAAAAATAAGCATTGAAACGGTTTTTAGTCCTAAAAAAAGCTTTTTGGAGCGCAATATTATATTGAGCCTGTTGCGTGTTTTAGTATTTAATTTTAAAAATAAACTAACCCGAGAAAGCTAAAAGGGAAGGACCAGTTGAAGCTCTGTTTTGATATTTAAGTAGATGAGCAAAGTTTTAAAAATTTAACGGGCATACGCTTGTTCCATAACCTTTCTTTTTTTAAATAATTCGCTCTAAGGATTAACATAATCCTGGTTAGTTGCCCCATCTTAAATATTTACGCCTTATCGGACTGAAAACTTCGTCGATTCTTCCTTTTTAATTCTGCTTAGCCGTGTAATAAACGGCTATAAACGCTTTTTTATGCGTCTATGTCTCTTGGAAAATTAGTTTTAGCCCATTTAGGTTATCTGTTTTTAAATTAAACAACTGGCCAAAAACAAAGAAAAGCGAAATAAAAGGCAACGTTAAAACTTAAAGATAATTTGTTTCGGTAAAAGTGTATTTTAAAAGAACTACTATTCATAAAATGTTGGGCATATTTTCTATATATTACTTCTAGTATAAAACAAGTAGCTTCAACCCGTTTAAAAGCCATTACAAGCCTAATGAAAGCAAGTGTGTTTACTCCGCACATTATGCAGATAACCGGAACTACTCCGTATATCCGTAGTTACCTGCAATTTAAATGAAGAACAGGAAAGCCACATATTTAATTTCAGGCCTAATTTATTTCATAGCTATATGTTCAATTTCTCCATTGCTAGGAAAGAAAGATCAGGTTGATTGGTTTGGTACATCAATTTATCAGGTGCTTTTACTAATTGGTTGGATTTCCTTTTTCCTAATTTTTCTTTTCATAGGCTTTATTTTAAATAAAAGCAGATGGAAAACTTCTTGGAGTAAAATACTTTCAGTATTTAAGATTTCTATTTTGGGAACAATTCTCATTGTTGGATTAGGGAGTATAAATTACTCAATTGATTTCAATAATTGGCAAGAAAAATCAATGGCTGAAAGAGAGGAATTTGAGAAAGGAGAAGAATTAAAATTTATTTCTACAGTTGATAGTTTACGAAGTATTATTGATTCTGATTCATCTAATTCAAATGCTTTTTTTGTATTAGGATTAACATATAGACATAATGGTGAATGGGAACGTTCAGTTAAAAATTATAAGAAAGCAATCGAAGTTGACTCAACAAAAAGTAAATATCATTCAGAATTAGCATATAGTCTTAGTATTTTAGAAAGATTTGAAGAAGCAATCAAGCATTATGAAATAGCCTATTCATTGGACACAACACGCAAATGGATACAATCAGATATTGACAGGTGTAAAAAAATGAAAGAAAAAAAGCAGGTAACACAAGCTAAAAATCATTAAAACGCTTTTTAGCCCAACCGTTAGCTGAAATAGTATCTTTAGAATGAAAAATCTATTTTTAAAGATTGAAAAAGCAAGAACATCTGATTATTTAGATATTTTAATTGAATCATATCCAAAGGTTTTTTCAGTGGTGAAGGACTTTGAATTAAAATACCCACGACTTCCCTTCAATTTCACTCTAAATGATCTACAAAAATTGAAGAGTAAAGGAATTATAACAGATGAGAATCTTTTGGATCTGCAGGTTGATTTAC
Proteins encoded in this window:
- a CDS encoding DUF7133 domain-containing protein — translated: MIKFKPFLLVFLTCFLVYCHTNKPLQVTGTAAPVANPLLETEKVDLSASPVLPAQEAISKMQVEPGFEVKLVAAEPLVSTPVAVTFDNKARLWVVEMDNYMPDTIGTGEDIPTGKIVILEDTDNDGIANTRQVFLDSLVLPRAICLIENGILVAEPPSLYYYEIKNSKPGKKTLVDAAYAEGGNVEHQPNGLYRALDNWIYNAKLSKRYRKNGSNWLVERTHFRGQWGISQDNYGRLYYNTNSENLLGDYFSPGLGATNKNQRRVAGYVQKVVADNKVYPSRPTPGVNRGYMKGVLNADQRLVDFTAACGPLVYRGDLFDETYASNVFVAEPSANLIKRNIIKDQELISTGKQAYPGREFLSSTDERFRPVNLYDGPDGAMYVVDMYRGIIQHKTYLTTYLKKEIGKRELTQPLNCGRIYKIVPTGKNAKAVTLPDDAAQLVTLLGHRNGWVRDKAQQMLIDGKYTSAVPALKQALKDKNNPLLVMHALWTLEGLGSLQTNEVTTLLKQPTWQMRTQALSVLPSVLTKTSYKSYLPVLQQLVASKDSLAAPYVAFLLPTLQPLDQKATKNLRQQLVKNFSNNPYVTDAIISTLQDHEETFQKELLALAPDSSLVINQHLQGVIANIKSARANKDPKVLLKEFPKGAAMFATSCQTCHGPDGNGVAGLAPPLNGSEWVTGDKNKLISIVLFGLTGPVQVKGHLYKAPEINGDMPGIGYDKDLPNEDVAQVLSFIRRSWQNNADKVSAEEVGKVRQELKTRQKAFTTEELSKL
- a CDS encoding MFS transporter — encoded protein: MTNSRTGNYRWVVCALLFFATTINYIDRQVIGLLKPTLEKAFSWTESDYGNIVMVFASCYALGYIIFGNFIDKIGTKLGYTISIIIWSVAAMLHALVKSTFGFSVVRGLLGLGEAGNFPAAVKAVAEWFPKKERALATGIFNSGTSIGAVVAPILVPWILGAYGWQEAFLITGAIGFIWLIFWWIFYEIPSRHKKITPEEFTYIHSDNEAAPAENSNPIKWSRLLGLKQTWVFILGKVLTDPVWWFFLFWLPSYFATTFNLDLKKPSLHLAIVYTATTFGSIGGGYLSSYLIKRGWPVLKARKATLLLVAFAVLPIIGARYAPNIWVAVGIISLAAAAHQAWSANIFTIVSDIVPKKAVSSVVGIGGMAGSIASALFPLLVGSLLDSYKAVGNISAGYNILFIICGLAYFVAWFIVHYLTSRLKPVDL
- a CDS encoding tetratricopeptide repeat protein, which translates into the protein MKNRKATYLISGLIYFIAICSISPLLGKKDQVDWFGTSIYQVLLLIGWISFFLIFLFIGFILNKSRWKTSWSKILSVFKISILGTILIVGLGSINYSIDFNNWQEKSMAEREEFEKGEELKFISTVDSLRSIIDSDSSNSNAFFVLGLTYRHNGEWERSVKNYKKAIEVDSTKSKYHSELAYSLSILERFEEAIKHYEIAYSLDTTRKWIQSDIDRCKKMKEKKQVTQAKNH
- a CDS encoding DUF5060 domain-containing protein, coding for MKKLFTAFFKFLIMVNLVCLVLLLRVSPASGLPKNLKISSLEVNKNKVFSLDSTNESPVVLQRPANQTLMLNTSFYFAAGAFTDSNSSGQLTYTASRTDGTALPTWLKFNRRHLSFRGIAPATAITVNVRITATDPHQATASTTFRVRVQPAEPVEITGELRKWHKITFTFAGPLTSELDSINPFLDYRLNVIFKKGTRQVIVPGYYTADGKSSGTGANYGNKWRAHFTPDETGEWTYQVSFRTGSELAISTFAYQGQPVSFDNLSGSFTVENSDKTGRDFRAQGRLQYTGKHYLQFAESKKYFLKGGAGSPENFLAYRDFDNTYSQKSTADYTKTYAAHIRDWKPGDPVWRGNKGKGIIGAINYLASKGMNSVYFLTLNVNGDGQDVWPWISPTEKLRYDVSKLAQWETVFSHMDELGLMLHVITQEQENDQLLDGGNLKTQRKLYYRELIARFGHHLGITWNLGEENTNTNQQRKAFSYYLRFLDPYKSPIDVHSFPEAKNSVFTPLLGYKNMEGASLQIAKIAEAHQQTQNWVNQSANSGRNWVVTLDEIGPSYRGVLPDSQDYAHDLVRKQALWGHLMAGGGGVEWYFGYRYAHSDLTAEDWRSRKHLWELTNNALWFFNQYLPFWDMKSADTLTTATTDYCLAAANNVYAIYLPTGGTTDLNVGSSFGNYQVHWFNPRTRKELQKGSVLQIQGTGWQSIGVPPQNDGQDWVCLVTQTPVDFSRNETGTTNATLTQSPANSFSLAVYPNPVQDYLTIQTNATQNSPLEITLLDVTGKQILNQTALPTLNKPTLLNIRSLMPGVYFLRVKQGAAFLNQKIVKY